The sequence CCTCTATCTCGTGGCCGTCAGGGTCCTTCGTGAACGCGTACTTGTCGTCGCACGAGGCGGGGTCGCGGTAGTCGTCGGCCTCGCGCTCCATCAGCGTCTCCCAGTACTCGGAGAGGTCGTCGGCGCGGACGGCGAGGTGTCCCCACGCGTCGCCCAACTCGTAGCTCCGGCCGTCGTAGTTGTAGGTGAGTTCGACGGCCATCGCTTCTTCCGCGCTTCCCTCGGGCTTCACGAAGTAGTTGGCGAAGGTGTCGGACTCCCAGCGGCCGGTGTGCTGGTACTCGAACTTCCGCGTCCAGAAGCCCAGCGCCTCGTCGGCGTCCTCGACGCGGATCATCGTGTGGTCGAGACTCCAGCGCGCGCCGAGGTCGGGGTCGCGCTTGACGATCTCGATCTCGTGGCCGTCGGGGTCCTTCACGAAGGCGTACCGACCGCCGCAGGACTCGGGGTCCCGGTAGTCCTCGACGCCGTTGTCCATCAGCTCCTGATACGCCTCCTCCAGTTCGCCCTCGGGCACGCGCACGGCGATGTGGCCCCACGCGTCGCCGACGTCGTACTCGTCGGTGTCGTGGTTCTCGGTCAGTTCGAGCATCGCACCCTCCTCGTGCATCTCCTCGGGCCCGACGTAGACGTTGGTGAAGGTGTCGGCCTCCCAGCGGTCTTTCTCCTCGTAGTTCAGGTTCGTCTTGTACCACTCCAGCGACTCCTCCAGGTCGCCGACGCGAATCATCGTGTGGTCGAGTACTCCGGACATAGACGAGTAATGGGTCGGCGCGTCGAAAAGAATACCGGAGGCGGAACCGTCTCGCCGTGTCGACCACTAGTCGTCCGCGAATGGCTGTCCTCTCTTTAGTTGAAGGAGGGGCGAAGTCCCATTCTCAGCGAGCGAAGCGAGCAAAGTAAGTGAGTAAGGCGGGGGAGCTCACAGAGAATGCAGTCGGCCTTCTCCGACATTCACCGAAGTTCATACTCGACGAAGACCGTTCAGCGTCGAGTAAAGGAGTTCTCGTGGTCATCAGTTGCTTCGAGTGCGGTTCATATTCGGCGCAAATCCCCGCAAGAAGACTGATACTGACCGTTTCACTCCCACTAGGAGGCGCCCGACGGCATGTCCCAATCACCGCCAACGCACCGAAAGAGCGCACCCAAAGCGTGGAGACGAGCGTTTAGCGTGCTGATGCAGTCGACCCTCACTATTGACTCGCCGCTCGATTCGCCGTGAAAATCTTCATAATCGGCTTGCGTCTCTCGATTTTGATATCGGGTGCGGTGATGTACGCCACACGCTCTGTCGCGATAATCGAACGACGGGTCGTACTCCCGCTTAACGGGCGCGCTGCGAACGCTGTCGTATTTTCCATCGATGCTGCCGAGTGCTCATACTCGACTCTCGAAACCGGGTGTAACCGCTTCTTGCGGAGGAAAACACCGATTATGAACTCTCGTCGGGGTCTTCTCCGGAGTCGAACGGCGCTCTCGTCTGCTGTGCGAGCGCCG is a genomic window of Haloprofundus halophilus containing:
- a CDS encoding VOC family protein gives rise to the protein MSGVLDHTMIRVGDLEESLEWYKTNLNYEEKDRWEADTFTNVYVGPEEMHEEGAMLELTENHDTDEYDVGDAWGHIAVRVPEGELEEAYQELMDNGVEDYRDPESCGGRYAFVKDPDGHEIEIVKRDPDLGARWSLDHTMIRVEDADEALGFWTRKFEYQHTGRWESDTFANYFVKPEGSAEEAMAVELTYNYDGRSYELGDAWGHLAVRADDLSEYWETLMEREADDYRDPASCDDKYAFTKDPDGHEIEVLERDFDADSLFPA